In Alosa sapidissima isolate fAloSap1 chromosome 4, fAloSap1.pri, whole genome shotgun sequence, the following are encoded in one genomic region:
- the cfap100 gene encoding cilia- and flagella-associated protein 100 isoform X3 — MSSPQLSPVIHAGRQVMAVPSPRSSAKSLESEPVVRRKGTNPFRMPDNSSIFVLRNEERERRKKELEEQHRLKVHEKVTFAGRMRAGGARQRKKVLEEPQEDGDGDARPPGALKPAWMAAMMKDRNIDRESMSEYISKKREMFLMEYSLEVKKQEIERLETTATSMEKKLREAEHFLEEDSAMFDEFLKENDRKSVAAIKMAEQETKLKLEKVLEIKRLTAKIVAVKSDISKYEDNLKEYTLYKDFLFKLSPPEWQEQQRARRGRLQQARAKEREKDAEKAAVSKSPNRSSTGEKSATGQRGSLLSQGLPPVREAKRLPTPGSTELQSDKLGKASETDDDSSEYEDEPALYFTDPQQLVDLLTELEEQNLSLVQNACETEETLEEFRKVMEVTRKEMDSESAELEKQLEVMTSAIQREQEKVAELELRARLYSFGHLKNEDQDNMLHTLRGKVEEVHRCCVGDTGANLSTLQMLTNIESRLGELMERMETIPKDRLQMAEKAKERERRMRMREEKLHQQKQLQEDRIRKALERSQAENKKKVSGQKAHDEISAPVPQAERNPENRFL, encoded by the exons ATGTCATCACCACAGCTGTCACCAGTGATACATG CAGGCCGTCAGGTGATGGCTGTACCTTCCCCAAGAAGCAGCGCCAAGTCTCTGGAGTCAG AACCTGTAGTAAGAAGAAAAGGAACAAATCCTTTCCGAATGCCGGACAACAGCAGCATCTTTGTCTTGAGGAATGAGGAGAGGGAACGCAGGAAAAAG gagctggaggagcagcACAGGCTGAAGGTCCATGAGAAAGTGACCTTTGCAGGTCGTATGAGGGCTGGCGGGGCCCGGCAGAGGAAGAAGGTCCTGGAAGAGCCTCAGGAGGACGGTGATGGGGACGCCCGACCCCCTGGGGCCCTCAAGCCTGCGTGGATGGCGGCCATGATGAAAG ATCGCAACATTGATCGGGAGAGCATGAGTGAATACATCTCAAAGAAGAGGGAAATGTTTCTGATGGAG TACTCCTTAGAGGTGAAGAAGCAGGAGATTGAGCGGCTCGAGACTACAGCCACATCCATGGAGAAGAAGCTTAGAGAGGCTGAACACTTCCTGGAGGAGGACAGTGCCATGTTTGACGAGTTCCTCaaggagaatgacaggaaatcAGTGGCAGCAATCAAAAT GGCAGAGCAAGAGACCAAACTAAAACTTGAGAAAGTGCTTGAGATCAAGAGACTCACTGCTAAAATTGTGGCTGTTAAGAG TGACATCTCTAAGTATGAAGACAACCTAAAGGAATACACGCTCTATAAGGACTTCCTGTTTAAGCTCTCTCCACCAGAGTGGCAGGAGCAACAGCGGGCCAGGAGAGGGAGGCTCCAGCAGGCCAGAGCCAAGGAGCGAGAGAAGGACGCAGAGAAAGCTGCTGTCAGCAAGAGTCCTAACAGGAGCTCCACTGGAGAGAAAT CTGCCACTGGACAGAGGGGGAGCTTATTAAGCCAGGGCCTGCCCCCTGTCAGAGAGGCCAAGAGGCTGCCCACTCCAGGCTCCACAGAACTACAGAGTGACAAATT AGGGAAAGCATCTGAAACTGATGATGACAGCTCAGAATATGAG GATGAACCAGCGCTGTACTTCACCGACCCGCAACAGCTTGTCGACCTGCTCACGGAGCTGGAGGAGCAGAACCTCTCGTTGGTTCAGAACGCCTGCGAGACCGAGGAGACCCTGGAGGAGTTCCGCAAGGTCATGGAAGTGACACGCAAGGAAAT GGATTCCGAGTCTGCAGAGCTAGAGAAGCAGCTCGAGGTCATGACCTCAGCTATCCAGCGGGAGCAGGAGAAGGTGGCGGAGTTGGAGCTCAGAGCCAGACTCTACAGCTTTGGCCACTTAAAGAACGAGGACCAG GACAACATGTTGCACACCCTCAgagggaaggtggaggaggtcCACCGCTGCTGTGTGGGAGACACTGGAGCCAACCTCAGCACACTGCAGATGCTGACCAACATTGAGAGCCGGCTAGGGGAGCTCATGGAGAGGATGGAGACCATCCCCAAGGACAGGCTCCAGATGGCTGAGAAGgccaaggagagggagaggagaatgaG GATGAGGGAGGAGAAATTACACCAGCAGAAGCAACTACAGGAGGATAGGATCAGAAAGGCTCTGGAGAGGTCTCAGGCTGAAAACAAGAAAAAAGTGA GTGGGCAAAAAGCTCATGACGAGATCTCAGCCCCTGTCCCGCAAGCTGAACGTAATCCAGAAAACAGATTTCTctga
- the cfap100 gene encoding cilia- and flagella-associated protein 100 isoform X1, giving the protein MSSPQLSPVIHAGRQVMAVPSPRSSAKSLESEPVVRRKGTNPFRMPDNSSIFVLRNEERERRKKELEEQHRLKVHEKVTFAGRMRAGGARQRKKVLEEPQEDGDGDARPPGALKPAWMAAMMKDRNIDRESMSEYISKKREMFLMEYSLEVKKQEIERLETTATSMEKKLREAEHFLEEDSAMFDEFLKENDRKSVAAIKMAEQETKLKLEKVLEIKRLTAKIVAVKSDISKYEDNLKEYTLYKDFLFKLSPPEWQEQQRARRGRLQQARAKEREKDAEKAAVSKSPNRSSTGEKSATGQRGSLLSQGLPPVREAKRLPTPGSTELQSDKLGKASETDDDSSEYEDEPALYFTDPQQLVDLLTELEEQNLSLVQNACETEETLEEFRKVMEVTRKEMDSESAELEKQLEVMTSAIQREQEKVAELELRARLYSFGHLKNEDQDNMLHTLRGKVEEVHRCCVGDTGANLSTLQMLTNIESRLGELMERMETIPKDRLQMAEKAKERERRMRMREEKLHQQKQLQEDRIRKALERSQAENKKKVGKKLMTRSQPLSRKLNVIQKTDFSDKEREDHLFFFT; this is encoded by the exons ATGTCATCACCACAGCTGTCACCAGTGATACATG CAGGCCGTCAGGTGATGGCTGTACCTTCCCCAAGAAGCAGCGCCAAGTCTCTGGAGTCAG AACCTGTAGTAAGAAGAAAAGGAACAAATCCTTTCCGAATGCCGGACAACAGCAGCATCTTTGTCTTGAGGAATGAGGAGAGGGAACGCAGGAAAAAG gagctggaggagcagcACAGGCTGAAGGTCCATGAGAAAGTGACCTTTGCAGGTCGTATGAGGGCTGGCGGGGCCCGGCAGAGGAAGAAGGTCCTGGAAGAGCCTCAGGAGGACGGTGATGGGGACGCCCGACCCCCTGGGGCCCTCAAGCCTGCGTGGATGGCGGCCATGATGAAAG ATCGCAACATTGATCGGGAGAGCATGAGTGAATACATCTCAAAGAAGAGGGAAATGTTTCTGATGGAG TACTCCTTAGAGGTGAAGAAGCAGGAGATTGAGCGGCTCGAGACTACAGCCACATCCATGGAGAAGAAGCTTAGAGAGGCTGAACACTTCCTGGAGGAGGACAGTGCCATGTTTGACGAGTTCCTCaaggagaatgacaggaaatcAGTGGCAGCAATCAAAAT GGCAGAGCAAGAGACCAAACTAAAACTTGAGAAAGTGCTTGAGATCAAGAGACTCACTGCTAAAATTGTGGCTGTTAAGAG TGACATCTCTAAGTATGAAGACAACCTAAAGGAATACACGCTCTATAAGGACTTCCTGTTTAAGCTCTCTCCACCAGAGTGGCAGGAGCAACAGCGGGCCAGGAGAGGGAGGCTCCAGCAGGCCAGAGCCAAGGAGCGAGAGAAGGACGCAGAGAAAGCTGCTGTCAGCAAGAGTCCTAACAGGAGCTCCACTGGAGAGAAAT CTGCCACTGGACAGAGGGGGAGCTTATTAAGCCAGGGCCTGCCCCCTGTCAGAGAGGCCAAGAGGCTGCCCACTCCAGGCTCCACAGAACTACAGAGTGACAAATT AGGGAAAGCATCTGAAACTGATGATGACAGCTCAGAATATGAG GATGAACCAGCGCTGTACTTCACCGACCCGCAACAGCTTGTCGACCTGCTCACGGAGCTGGAGGAGCAGAACCTCTCGTTGGTTCAGAACGCCTGCGAGACCGAGGAGACCCTGGAGGAGTTCCGCAAGGTCATGGAAGTGACACGCAAGGAAAT GGATTCCGAGTCTGCAGAGCTAGAGAAGCAGCTCGAGGTCATGACCTCAGCTATCCAGCGGGAGCAGGAGAAGGTGGCGGAGTTGGAGCTCAGAGCCAGACTCTACAGCTTTGGCCACTTAAAGAACGAGGACCAG GACAACATGTTGCACACCCTCAgagggaaggtggaggaggtcCACCGCTGCTGTGTGGGAGACACTGGAGCCAACCTCAGCACACTGCAGATGCTGACCAACATTGAGAGCCGGCTAGGGGAGCTCATGGAGAGGATGGAGACCATCCCCAAGGACAGGCTCCAGATGGCTGAGAAGgccaaggagagggagaggagaatgaG GATGAGGGAGGAGAAATTACACCAGCAGAAGCAACTACAGGAGGATAGGATCAGAAAGGCTCTGGAGAGGTCTCAGGCTGAAAACAAGAAAAAA GTGGGCAAAAAGCTCATGACGAGATCTCAGCCCCTGTCCCGCAAGCTGAACGTAATCCAGAAAACAGATTTCTctgacaaagaaagagaggaccATCTGTTCTTTTTCACTTAA
- the cfap100 gene encoding cilia- and flagella-associated protein 100 isoform X2, with protein MSSPQLSPVIHGRQVMAVPSPRSSAKSLESEPVVRRKGTNPFRMPDNSSIFVLRNEERERRKKELEEQHRLKVHEKVTFAGRMRAGGARQRKKVLEEPQEDGDGDARPPGALKPAWMAAMMKDRNIDRESMSEYISKKREMFLMEYSLEVKKQEIERLETTATSMEKKLREAEHFLEEDSAMFDEFLKENDRKSVAAIKMAEQETKLKLEKVLEIKRLTAKIVAVKSDISKYEDNLKEYTLYKDFLFKLSPPEWQEQQRARRGRLQQARAKEREKDAEKAAVSKSPNRSSTGEKSATGQRGSLLSQGLPPVREAKRLPTPGSTELQSDKLGKASETDDDSSEYEDEPALYFTDPQQLVDLLTELEEQNLSLVQNACETEETLEEFRKVMEVTRKEMDSESAELEKQLEVMTSAIQREQEKVAELELRARLYSFGHLKNEDQDNMLHTLRGKVEEVHRCCVGDTGANLSTLQMLTNIESRLGELMERMETIPKDRLQMAEKAKERERRMRMREEKLHQQKQLQEDRIRKALERSQAENKKKVGKKLMTRSQPLSRKLNVIQKTDFSDKEREDHLFFFT; from the exons ATGTCATCACCACAGCTGTCACCAGTGATACATG GCCGTCAGGTGATGGCTGTACCTTCCCCAAGAAGCAGCGCCAAGTCTCTGGAGTCAG AACCTGTAGTAAGAAGAAAAGGAACAAATCCTTTCCGAATGCCGGACAACAGCAGCATCTTTGTCTTGAGGAATGAGGAGAGGGAACGCAGGAAAAAG gagctggaggagcagcACAGGCTGAAGGTCCATGAGAAAGTGACCTTTGCAGGTCGTATGAGGGCTGGCGGGGCCCGGCAGAGGAAGAAGGTCCTGGAAGAGCCTCAGGAGGACGGTGATGGGGACGCCCGACCCCCTGGGGCCCTCAAGCCTGCGTGGATGGCGGCCATGATGAAAG ATCGCAACATTGATCGGGAGAGCATGAGTGAATACATCTCAAAGAAGAGGGAAATGTTTCTGATGGAG TACTCCTTAGAGGTGAAGAAGCAGGAGATTGAGCGGCTCGAGACTACAGCCACATCCATGGAGAAGAAGCTTAGAGAGGCTGAACACTTCCTGGAGGAGGACAGTGCCATGTTTGACGAGTTCCTCaaggagaatgacaggaaatcAGTGGCAGCAATCAAAAT GGCAGAGCAAGAGACCAAACTAAAACTTGAGAAAGTGCTTGAGATCAAGAGACTCACTGCTAAAATTGTGGCTGTTAAGAG TGACATCTCTAAGTATGAAGACAACCTAAAGGAATACACGCTCTATAAGGACTTCCTGTTTAAGCTCTCTCCACCAGAGTGGCAGGAGCAACAGCGGGCCAGGAGAGGGAGGCTCCAGCAGGCCAGAGCCAAGGAGCGAGAGAAGGACGCAGAGAAAGCTGCTGTCAGCAAGAGTCCTAACAGGAGCTCCACTGGAGAGAAAT CTGCCACTGGACAGAGGGGGAGCTTATTAAGCCAGGGCCTGCCCCCTGTCAGAGAGGCCAAGAGGCTGCCCACTCCAGGCTCCACAGAACTACAGAGTGACAAATT AGGGAAAGCATCTGAAACTGATGATGACAGCTCAGAATATGAG GATGAACCAGCGCTGTACTTCACCGACCCGCAACAGCTTGTCGACCTGCTCACGGAGCTGGAGGAGCAGAACCTCTCGTTGGTTCAGAACGCCTGCGAGACCGAGGAGACCCTGGAGGAGTTCCGCAAGGTCATGGAAGTGACACGCAAGGAAAT GGATTCCGAGTCTGCAGAGCTAGAGAAGCAGCTCGAGGTCATGACCTCAGCTATCCAGCGGGAGCAGGAGAAGGTGGCGGAGTTGGAGCTCAGAGCCAGACTCTACAGCTTTGGCCACTTAAAGAACGAGGACCAG GACAACATGTTGCACACCCTCAgagggaaggtggaggaggtcCACCGCTGCTGTGTGGGAGACACTGGAGCCAACCTCAGCACACTGCAGATGCTGACCAACATTGAGAGCCGGCTAGGGGAGCTCATGGAGAGGATGGAGACCATCCCCAAGGACAGGCTCCAGATGGCTGAGAAGgccaaggagagggagaggagaatgaG GATGAGGGAGGAGAAATTACACCAGCAGAAGCAACTACAGGAGGATAGGATCAGAAAGGCTCTGGAGAGGTCTCAGGCTGAAAACAAGAAAAAA GTGGGCAAAAAGCTCATGACGAGATCTCAGCCCCTGTCCCGCAAGCTGAACGTAATCCAGAAAACAGATTTCTctgacaaagaaagagaggaccATCTGTTCTTTTTCACTTAA
- the si:dkey-156n14.3 gene encoding LOW QUALITY PROTEIN: zinc finger protein ZXDC (The sequence of the model RefSeq protein was modified relative to this genomic sequence to represent the inferred CDS: deleted 1 base in 1 codon), giving the protein MCCCYRDTKMEIQGLADAQNTHYQHGVPRRTGLSPPRSTRGACSSAISNENEVGTVSESRKTHSDNNNNRPRTSPFRLLAENGSGVCLPVLNKPNGKNIHMQLQPQSHEGISGHHNVTAVKDKDFGGLQTASDQVRGVSKYDVEKEDRSLQMALPLFDGEDGYSEHSQQCQQLTLNKSLRQQHLDGATLQQSLVSENTVTPRSNNTGVAKAQTEEFYVDFNVVQEGNVNTTQRDQPTSCLTKDGERVNGKAVESSEIKTFRSMEVHSTPLLLEPDDELNNVISRTLNSQPAPLSDVSFIGASERLSDSTLTDRTRRGTCIDAENGNIVLSNEYGDTVRHAHLSREIISENDLTSSAELGSNKLSPQSETKSTSASNEDMMDSVEMPDASNNSEFMSDFTGLSEAPANVDNRASSGIAPAMSHETFSGTIMINNQSIIVTIENGVLTLAASPEGYTYKDDGMVSLKEHLGMKDHEDIVLLNYDSGTKSIGKISNVAVSAQQDEPKAGLSVSDTELNLADDSSLTEIGATLDSCTPIKQEDVRLCGMDEGHPGAEEQPPKSASTATGEDELQPMSLAGVVGLSKKAALVTYCCPQPGCTSSFETRQKLKLHLLFHTEDQRPFKCTVEGCGWSFTTSYKLKRHLQSHDKLRPYRCEWENCGRRFTTVYNLKAHAKAHDSENAFACEVCSERFRSATRLANHQRTHFEPERPFKCEFPGCEKTFITFSALFSHNRTHFRETGLYSCTFPGCDKRYDKACRLKIHLRSHTGERPFVCDSEACGWTFTSMSKLLRHKRKHDDDRRFTCPEDGCGKSFTRAEHLKGHSITHLGTKPFECQVEGCNAKFSARSSLYIHSKKHRQDGTCLRSRCPMAGCTKHFSSRSSLKSHMVKHHNLSADVLNQLETTSTTLTPSSELTSGPQNTGPGAGSSGTELANLDLTSLFSSVPASTIAGPVPSVGGPGAAAATAFTMDISLVSSGILTIDPGSVGSTLGPKTVDPLILAASADMGSHVLDTGPPGVLPQGTLNLDDVQTVSPEALGSLTTLTIQGPGGAEQLQVLSSSSTLASEPPSSSLTSTLSSSLTPALSVSAALASTAVPDLLSPPPSKAEAGVRCRASGPLLGGGVEALGQTDSKGMAQFVFPAHSATYGSHKEAELGTVTPCTFLESGGSARTDYRAIQLAKKKKQKTPAGSAGAGQRKAKGGKSASSAAPLASSGARFGEGADSASGGLTLRDPVTGAQYVQIQLLQDDPGSDGDLAFQLSSQTSSSHSQLTVDLPVNILQEPSTMTEEDNGSDNSQFTGSTINLQDLE; this is encoded by the exons ATGTGTTGCTGCTACAGGGATACCAAGATGGAAATCCAGGGGCTTGCTGATGCCCAAAACACTCACTATCAACATGGCGTCCCACGTAGAACAGGTTTGTCTCCGCCGAGATCAACGAGGGGGGCTTGTTCTAGCGCAATTTCAAACGAAAACGAAGTGGGGACAGTTTCAGAGTCTCGTAAAACGCAcagtgacaacaacaacaacaggccTAGGACGTCTCCATTTCGCCTACTGGCAGAAAATGGCAGCGGTGTCTGTCTGCCAGTACTCAATAAGCCAAACGGTAAGAATATTCACATGCAACTACAGCCTCAAAGCCATGAGGGGATTAGTGGGCATCATAACGTGACAGCAGTGAAGGACAAGGATTTTGGCGGGTTACAAACAGCCTCCGACCAAGTCAGAGGTGTTTCAAAGTACGACGTTGAGAAAGAAGATCGCTCATTGCAAATGGCGCTGCCGCTCTTTGACGGGGAAGATGGCTACTCTGAGCATTCACAGCAGTGTCAACAGCTAACGTTAAACAAGAGTTTACGGCAGCAACATCTAGACGGCGCCACCCTTCAGCAGTCACTGGTAAGCGAAAATACAGTAACACCGAGGAGCAACAATACAGGCGTAGCCAAGGCCCAAACGGAGGAATTTTATGTGGATTTCAATGTTGTACAGGAAGGAAATGTTAATACGACTCAGAGAGACCAACCAACCTCTTGCCTGACTAAAGATGGAGAGCGGGTGAACGGTAAGGCCGTTGAATCCTCTGAAATCAAGACGTTCAGGTCAATGGAGGTGCACAGCACACCATTGCTTTTAGAACCGGATGACGAGTTGAATAATGTCATTAGCCGAACACTTAATTCACAACCCGCTCCATTGTCAGATGTTAGTTTTATTGGTGCTTCCGAACGACTTTCGGATTCTACTCTAACAGACAGAACAAGACGGGGAACATGTATTGATGCTGAAAATGGAAACATTGTTTTGTCGAACGAATATGGCGATACTGTTCGCCATGCCCATCTCTCTCGTGAAATCATTTCTGAGAATGACCTAACATCATCCGCAGAGTTAGGTTCAAACAAACTGTCACCTCAGTCAGAGACGAAAAGTACTTCTGCTTCTAACGAAGATATGATGGATTCTGTGGAGATGCCTGACGCAAGTAACAATTCGGAGTTTATGTCCGACTTCACAGGCTTATCAGAAGCACCAGCGAACGTAGACAACCGGGCCTCAAGTGGCATTGCGCCCGCAATGTCCCACGAAACGTTCTCTGGCACCATCATGATAAACAATCAAAGCATCATTGTCACAATTGAGAACGGTGTTCTGACCTTAGCTGCATCGCCCGAGGGCTACACTTACAAAGACGACGGGATGGTCAGTCTAAAAGAGCACCTTGGTATGAAGGACCATGAAGACATCGTTCTTCTCAACTATGACAGTGGTACCAAATCCATAGGGAAGATCAGTAACGTTGCAGTGAGTGCCCAGCAAGATGAGCCAAAAGCTGGCTTGTCTGTAAGTGACACAGAGCTGAACCTTGCTGACGACTCCTCCCTCACAGAAATCGGTGCTACTTTAGACTCTTGCACTCCCATCAAGCAGGAGGATGTCCGGCTGTGTGGCATGGACGAGGGTCACCCCGGGGCGGAGGAGCAACCTCCCAAAAGTGCCTCCACAGCAACTGGCGAGGATGAGCTGCAGCCCATGAGCCTGGCCGGTGTCGTGGGCCTCTCCAAGAAGGCCGCCCTGGTCACCTACTGCTGCCCGCAGCCCGGCTGTACCAGCAGCTTTGAGACCAGGCAGAAGCTGAAGCTCCACCTGCTGTTCCACACGGAGGACCAGCGGCCCTTCAAGTGCACGGTGGAGGGCTGCGGCTGGTCCTTCACCACCTCCTACAAGCTGAAGCGCCACCTGCAGTCCCACGACAAGCTGCGGCCCTACCGCTGCGAGTGGGAGAACTGCGGCCGGCGCTTCACAACCGTCTACAACCTGAAGGCTCACGCCAAGGCCCACGACAGCGAGAACGCGTTCGCCTGTGAGGTGTGCAGCGAGCGGTTCCGCAGCGCCACGCGCCTCGCCAACCATCAACGGACGCATTTTGAGCCAGAGAGGCCCTTCAAGTGCGAGTTTCCTG GCTGTGAGAAGACATTCATCACCTTCAGCGCCCTGTTCTCTCATAACCGCACACACTTCAGAGAGACGGGCCTGTACAGCTGCACTTTCCCTGGCTGTGACAAGAGATATGACAAGGCCTGCAGGCTCAAAATTCATCTTCGCAGTCATACAG GTGAACGGCCGTTTGTGTGCGACTCCGAAGCCTGTGGTTGGACCTTCACAAGCATGTCAAAGTTACTCAGACATAAAAG GAAACACGACGATGACCGGCGCTTCACCTGCCCGGAGGATGGCTGTGGCAAGTCGTTCACCCGTGCCGAGCACCTGAAGGGGCACAGCATCACGCACCTGGGCACCAAGCCCTTTGAGTGCCAAGTGGAAG gttgcaACGCTAAGTTCTCAGCGCGTAGCAGCCTGTACATCCACTCCAAGAAGCACCGTCAGGACGGCACGTGCCTGCGTAGCCGCTGCCCCATGGCCGGCTGCACCAAGCACTTCTCCTCCCGCAGCAGTCTCAAGAGCCACATGGTCAAACACCACAACCTGAGCGCAG ATGTGTTGAATCAGCTGGagaccaccagcaccaccctgACGCCCAGCAGTGAGTTGACCAGTGGGCCCCAGAACACTGGCCCCGGCGCCGGGTCATCCGGAACAGAGCTGGCCAACCTGGACCTCACCTCCCTCTTCTCCAGCGTCCCCGCCAGTACCATTGCCGGGCCAGTGCCCAGTGTGGGTGGGCCTGGGGCGGCCGCCGCCACC GCCTTCACCATGGACATATCTCTGGTCAGTAGCGGCATCCTCACCATCGACCCTGGCTCGGTAGGCTCCACGCTGGGCCCCAAGACCGTCGACCCCCTGATCCTGGCGGCCAGCGCGGACATGGGCTCGCATGTGCTGGACACGGGGCCCCCTGGGGTCCTCCCGCAAGGCACGCTGAACCTGGACGACGTGCAGACGGTTAGCCCCGAGGCGCTGGGCTCTCTGACGACCCTGACCATCCAGGGGCCCGGCGGTGCGGAGCAGCTGCAAGTGCTGAGTTCCTCAAGCACTTTGGCCTCCGAGCCGCCCTCGTCCTCCCTCACGTCCACGCTGTCGTCCTCGCTCACGCCCGCCCTCTCAGTGTCTGCGGCCCTCGCGAGCACCGCTGTGCCGGACCTGCTGTCGCCACCGCCGTCCAAAGCCGAAGCTGGGGTCAGATGTCGCGCCTCGGGCCCCCTGCTCGGGGGAGGAGTGGAGGCTCTGGGCCAGACGGACAGCAAGGGGATGGCGCAGTTTGTGTTCCCTGCCCACAGCGCCACCTACGGCAGCCATAAGGAGGCGGAACTGGGCACAGTCACACCATGCACCTTCCTG GAGAGTGGTGGTTCGGCTCGGACTGACTACAGAGCCATCCAGCTGgccaagaagaagaagcagaagactCCAGCAGGTTCTGCAG GCGCGGGGCAGCGGAAGGCTAAGGGCGGTAAGAGTGCCAGCTCTGCGGCGCCGTTGGCTTCGTCCGGTGCGCGGTTTGGGGAAGGAGCGGACTCCGCCAGCGGGGGTTTGACCCTTCGAGACCCAGTGACTGGAGCTCAGTATGTGCAGATTCAACTGTTACAG GATGACCCTGGGAGTGATGGGGACCTGGCATTTCAGTTGAGCTCCCAGACGTCAAGCTCTCACTCACAGCTAACAGTCGATTTGCCAGTCAACATCCTTCAG GAGCCCTCCACCATGACTGAGGAGGATAACGGCTCAGACAACTCTCAGTTTACAGGGAGCACCATTAACCTGCAGGACTTGGAGTGA